The Rhabdothermincola sediminis genome window below encodes:
- a CDS encoding glycosyltransferase family 4 protein produces MTLDQGAERPVDLVAHLPYYVHAAVALHRAGLLHRFVSAPMSHHPSPLARVSGLGGLGGYYNRTRVDPRLDGVPMRRMWAAQTVALTAQRLAMRTGRGTALALRSALWDRAGRLHLRGPNRPEPWIVHGLSGIMAGTAAWARRRGAVVVCDVRAAHPRAMHRQVTEVLRHRGVRYEPPDEGIIGRMEREFSLSDVLVCNSEYTRRSFLAEGFDPARVIAIPLGCDVERFHPATHRPEQFTVLFVGRDSFRKGLLDLLEAVRALPRGTRLLVAGEIDSTSRGMLAGLGIEVEALGGVGADEMAVLYHRASVLALPSLSEAFGMVVLEAMACGVPVVISDQVGAGEAVTDGVDGFVVPVGDVEALAERLLALSRDRALVESMSHHARRAAEANTWDHYGERLVRAYQEAVLPLTR; encoded by the coding sequence ATGACCCTCGACCAAGGCGCCGAGCGGCCGGTCGATCTCGTGGCCCATCTTCCCTACTACGTGCACGCCGCGGTGGCCTTGCACCGCGCCGGTCTGCTGCACCGGTTCGTGTCGGCCCCCATGTCGCACCATCCGTCCCCGTTGGCGCGGGTGTCGGGGCTCGGCGGGCTGGGTGGCTACTACAACCGGACCCGCGTCGACCCTCGCCTCGACGGGGTTCCGATGCGCCGCATGTGGGCCGCGCAGACCGTCGCCCTCACCGCTCAGCGGCTGGCGATGCGCACCGGCCGAGGGACCGCGCTGGCGTTGCGGTCCGCGCTGTGGGACCGTGCGGGGCGGCTCCATCTCCGAGGCCCGAACCGACCGGAGCCGTGGATCGTCCACGGTCTGAGCGGGATCATGGCCGGCACTGCCGCCTGGGCCCGTCGGCGAGGGGCGGTCGTCGTGTGCGACGTGCGTGCCGCTCACCCCCGCGCCATGCACCGCCAGGTCACCGAGGTCCTGAGACATCGCGGTGTGCGTTACGAACCACCGGATGAAGGGATCATCGGACGCATGGAGCGTGAGTTCTCGCTGAGCGACGTGCTGGTGTGCAACTCCGAGTACACCCGCCGCAGCTTCCTCGCCGAGGGTTTCGATCCGGCCCGGGTCATCGCGATCCCGCTGGGTTGCGACGTGGAGCGGTTCCACCCCGCGACCCACCGACCGGAGCAGTTCACCGTGCTGTTCGTGGGGCGGGACTCGTTCCGCAAAGGCCTGCTCGACCTGCTGGAGGCCGTCCGGGCCCTTCCCCGAGGGACCCGTCTGCTGGTGGCCGGTGAGATCGACTCCACCTCGCGAGGCATGCTCGCCGGTCTCGGTATCGAGGTCGAAGCACTCGGTGGGGTGGGAGCGGACGAGATGGCCGTCCTCTACCACCGGGCGTCGGTGCTCGCGCTGCCCTCCTTGTCGGAGGCGTTCGGGATGGTGGTCCTCGAGGCGATGGCGTGCGGCGTACCGGTGGTCATCAGCGACCAGGTGGGCGCGGGGGAAGCGGTCACCGACGGCGTAGACGGGTTCGTCGTCCCGGTGGGTGACGTCGAGGCCCTCGCCGAGCGGCTCCTCGCCCTGAGCCGGGATCGTGCGCTCGTGGAGTCGATGTCTCACCATGCCCGGCGCGCTGCCGAGGCCAACACCTGGGACCACTACGGCGAACGGCTGGTGCGGGCATACCAGGAGGCGGTGCTACCGCTCACCCGGTGA
- a CDS encoding glycosyltransferase family 4 protein encodes MDERRGAGESVKGQPARPTRRLLALNHFANPYDAPGGTRLLELTERLEGWDTTIVAANRNLFTQGPQPPATDAFRTVWTPPYGANDATRVLNWAVFAVGALVTGLRLPRPDVVYASSPHLLTGLAGWAIARIRRAPFVLEIRDLWPQILVDMGRIRAGSLTHRLVRGLEQFLYRRADAIVVLAQGAAQAIAEDGVPPGRIWFIPNAADPADFEPTAPREELRRRYGFDGVTILYAGAHGPANGLDFVLDAAAEVARDLPQVRFVLVGDGLAKPALMTRAARRRLTNVVFLEAVPKNEVPDLLAATDAGLHVLADLPLFLYGVSPNKLFDYMAAGLPVLTNTAGEVGEIVKGNDAGIVVEPAQLASGVRQLVAAGPERRRRWGRNGMRYTAQERNRSLMAARLGELLDQLTG; translated from the coding sequence GTGGACGAACGCCGTGGTGCTGGGGAGAGCGTGAAAGGTCAGCCGGCGCGCCCCACCCGCCGACTCCTGGCGCTCAACCACTTCGCCAACCCGTACGACGCGCCGGGCGGCACTCGCCTGCTCGAGCTCACCGAGCGTCTCGAAGGTTGGGACACCACCATCGTGGCCGCGAACCGCAACCTGTTCACCCAGGGTCCCCAGCCCCCGGCGACCGACGCCTTCCGCACCGTGTGGACTCCCCCGTACGGGGCGAACGACGCCACCAGGGTCCTCAACTGGGCCGTCTTCGCCGTCGGGGCACTGGTCACCGGTCTGCGACTCCCGCGACCCGACGTGGTGTACGCCTCCTCGCCGCACCTGCTGACCGGGCTCGCCGGGTGGGCAATCGCCCGCATCCGCCGGGCCCCGTTCGTGCTGGAGATCCGCGACCTGTGGCCCCAGATCCTGGTGGACATGGGCCGGATCCGGGCCGGCTCCCTGACCCACCGCCTGGTGCGGGGCCTGGAGCAGTTCCTCTACCGGCGGGCGGACGCGATCGTGGTGCTCGCCCAGGGCGCGGCACAAGCCATCGCCGAGGACGGCGTGCCGCCGGGAAGGATCTGGTTCATCCCGAACGCCGCCGACCCCGCCGACTTCGAGCCCACCGCGCCTCGCGAGGAGCTCAGGCGCCGTTACGGATTCGACGGGGTGACCATTCTCTATGCTGGGGCTCACGGTCCCGCGAACGGCCTCGATTTCGTCCTCGATGCAGCAGCGGAGGTGGCCCGGGACCTGCCTCAGGTGCGATTCGTGCTCGTGGGGGACGGCCTGGCCAAGCCGGCGCTGATGACCCGGGCGGCCCGCCGGCGCCTCACGAACGTCGTGTTCCTGGAAGCGGTGCCCAAGAACGAGGTGCCCGATCTGCTGGCCGCGACCGATGCCGGCCTGCACGTGCTGGCGGACCTACCGCTGTTCCTCTACGGGGTCAGTCCCAACAAGTTGTTCGACTACATGGCAGCGGGCCTGCCGGTGCTGACGAACACCGCGGGTGAGGTCGGCGAGATCGTCAAGGGCAACGACGCCGGGATCGTGGTCGAGCCCGCGCAGCTCGCCTCCGGCGTACGCCAGCTCGTGGCCGCCGGCCCCGAGCGCCGCCGCCGGTGGGGCCGCAACGGGATGCGCTACACGGCCCAGGAGCGGAACCGCTCGCTCATGGCCGCCCGGCTGGGTGAGCTGCTCGACCAGCTCACCGGGTGA
- a CDS encoding heparinase II/III domain-containing protein, producing MDLRPDGPSLRLPAARITTPAAVKPARLAADLRSLGWGTPIRAVYELSKRAGAHRALLGRMAATDTLRPVPALRACFPPPAEVPDAARERTLAEAVDIAAGRFTLFGRQLDLGDPPDWHAVLDGPGSWPRSYWWTIDIRSPARRGDVKWTWELNRHRHLVVLARAAHLEPREPRWMAVLERHLGAWVVDNPLEVGVQWASNLEIALRAVAWAQVLSLTGERLARPLRDAMGRVLWHAGKHLVFELPYTLSTMANNHLLGDALGLLVIGRSFDHPTAARWAAAGARLFDRQAGREVRADGSTIDEALSYHRFVLEMLLVRALLDRDPATLERAARAAQYLARLGVLDGPVPQYGDWDEGRLLVSSAPDATTDLSGTALGALALAGGGAPPDQRDRYDELAWYLAEGEPIEPEPAVDGGVVGGGIARAATGPVRVWLRVGERRWHGHADLCSTEIAVGGSWLVGDPGTGAYNADPGLRDGLRCSAAHAVLRVRGMDQLEPHRVFRWRHHATGVLGEPAILDGLTILWGAHDAYTRVDPPVVVVRAVLVDTDPPCVAVADWVLGGGPVRWQLDLPLGPEVAAELDGCLVRCRPGAAGQWSLHLPAHAEAVRGHREPWTGWWSRTYGELEAATWLIVRGRSAGPVLWQAVPGAGSAPGLWHADDGRLVRRCAPPQPMGRCQVSVEQTGREIRLRVDRGESEWTNAVVLGRA from the coding sequence GTGGATCTGCGCCCCGATGGCCCGTCGCTACGGCTACCAGCGGCGCGGATCACAACCCCGGCCGCGGTGAAGCCGGCCCGCCTCGCCGCCGACTTGCGCTCGCTCGGCTGGGGAACACCGATCCGGGCTGTCTACGAGCTGAGCAAGCGGGCTGGAGCTCACCGGGCACTGCTCGGGAGGATGGCCGCCACGGACACGTTGCGCCCGGTCCCCGCGCTGCGAGCCTGTTTTCCCCCGCCCGCGGAGGTGCCGGACGCGGCCCGCGAGCGCACCCTGGCCGAAGCGGTCGACATCGCCGCGGGCCGGTTCACCCTCTTCGGACGCCAGCTCGATCTCGGCGACCCGCCCGATTGGCACGCGGTCCTCGACGGACCCGGCTCGTGGCCTCGATCGTACTGGTGGACGATAGACATCCGCTCCCCGGCCCGGCGGGGCGACGTCAAGTGGACCTGGGAGCTGAACCGGCACCGCCACCTCGTGGTGCTGGCCCGGGCCGCGCACCTCGAGCCCCGCGAGCCCCGCTGGATGGCCGTCCTCGAACGCCACCTGGGGGCATGGGTCGTCGACAACCCCCTCGAGGTCGGCGTCCAATGGGCCTCCAACCTGGAGATCGCGCTGCGGGCCGTGGCGTGGGCACAAGTGCTCTCGCTCACCGGCGAGCGCCTGGCCCGCCCCCTGCGCGACGCCATGGGCCGGGTGCTCTGGCACGCCGGCAAGCACCTGGTCTTCGAGCTCCCGTACACGTTGAGCACCATGGCCAACAACCACTTGCTCGGCGATGCCCTCGGCTTACTCGTGATCGGGCGTTCTTTCGATCACCCGACGGCGGCCCGATGGGCCGCAGCAGGCGCCCGCCTGTTCGACCGGCAGGCCGGGCGTGAGGTCCGCGCCGACGGCTCGACGATCGACGAGGCGCTCTCGTACCACCGCTTCGTCCTGGAGATGCTCCTGGTGCGGGCGCTGCTGGATCGGGATCCGGCGACCCTCGAACGGGCCGCACGGGCGGCCCAGTACCTGGCCCGCCTGGGGGTGCTCGACGGGCCGGTGCCCCAGTACGGGGACTGGGACGAGGGCCGGCTGCTGGTCTCGTCCGCCCCGGACGCCACAACCGACCTGTCGGGTACCGCGCTCGGTGCGCTCGCCCTTGCCGGTGGTGGAGCTCCGCCCGACCAGCGAGATCGCTACGACGAGCTGGCCTGGTACCTGGCGGAGGGCGAACCGATCGAGCCCGAACCCGCGGTGGACGGGGGCGTGGTGGGGGGCGGCATCGCTCGGGCCGCCACCGGCCCGGTGCGGGTGTGGCTGCGCGTCGGCGAGCGCCGCTGGCACGGCCACGCGGACCTCTGCAGCACCGAGATCGCGGTCGGCGGTAGCTGGCTGGTGGGCGACCCCGGCACGGGCGCGTACAACGCCGACCCCGGGTTACGAGACGGGCTGCGCTGCTCCGCTGCGCACGCCGTGCTGCGAGTCCGCGGCATGGACCAGCTGGAGCCTCATCGGGTGTTCCGGTGGCGGCACCACGCCACCGGGGTGCTCGGTGAACCCGCGATCCTGGACGGGTTGACCATCCTGTGGGGCGCCCATGACGCCTACACGCGGGTCGATCCGCCGGTCGTCGTCGTGCGAGCCGTCCTGGTCGACACCGATCCACCGTGCGTCGCGGTCGCGGACTGGGTCCTCGGCGGGGGACCGGTGCGCTGGCAGCTCGACCTCCCGCTGGGGCCGGAGGTGGCCGCCGAGCTCGACGGCTGCCTGGTGCGTTGTCGACCCGGCGCCGCAGGCCAGTGGTCCCTGCACCTACCCGCCCACGCGGAGGCGGTCAGGGGCCACCGCGAGCCGTGGACGGGTTGGTGGAGCCGGACCTACGGCGAGCTCGAGGCGGCCACCTGGCTCATCGTGCGGGGTCGCTCGGCGGGCCCGGTGCTGTGGCAGGCGGTCCCCGGAGCCGGTTCCGCTCCTGGTCTCTGGCACGCCGACGACGGCCGCCTGGTGCGCCGGTGCGCGCCTCCTCAGCCGATGGGCCGCTGCCAGGTGTCGGTGGAGCAGACTGGGAGGGAGATCAGGCTGCGGGTCGATCGAGGGGAGAGCGAGTGGACGAACGCCGTGGTGCTGGGGAGAGCGTGA
- a CDS encoding sulfotransferase, whose translation MLLATHPEVASLGELHLLPHLLDDPDARCQCGAALRACPLWGPIVAAHPDRAPIDTLSWFRESKDAGRVVRWHWIPGLITGRATRRTRARARSYRVITLEAARRAGARCGASVVVDASKDPYRLHLLRAGGVEVLVVHLVRDPRGFVASTVGGSAASREQAGTRPRAWRVARVAARWSVQQMLFERASARAEPPLLVRYEDLATDPEGQLERLARLVGIDPAGFDPSAFRATPGHALGGNPMRHRSEPIALDERWRSELDRRHARLVWWICAPMARRYGYQRRGSQPRPR comes from the coding sequence ATGCTCCTCGCCACCCATCCCGAGGTGGCGAGCCTGGGCGAGCTGCACCTCCTGCCGCACCTCCTGGACGATCCCGATGCCCGCTGCCAGTGCGGCGCAGCTCTCCGTGCCTGCCCGTTGTGGGGGCCGATCGTGGCTGCTCATCCCGACCGCGCGCCGATCGACACGCTCAGCTGGTTCCGGGAATCGAAGGACGCGGGCCGGGTCGTGCGCTGGCACTGGATTCCCGGCCTGATCACCGGTCGGGCGACGAGGCGCACTCGCGCCCGTGCACGGTCGTACCGGGTGATCACGCTCGAGGCCGCTCGGCGGGCCGGGGCGCGGTGTGGCGCGAGCGTCGTGGTGGACGCCTCGAAAGACCCCTACCGGCTGCACCTCCTGCGTGCGGGCGGTGTGGAGGTCCTGGTCGTGCATCTGGTGCGGGACCCCCGGGGTTTCGTCGCCTCGACGGTCGGCGGATCTGCGGCCAGCCGGGAACAGGCGGGAACCCGACCCCGTGCCTGGCGAGTCGCCCGGGTCGCGGCCCGGTGGTCGGTGCAGCAGATGCTCTTCGAGCGCGCCTCGGCTCGCGCGGAGCCGCCGCTGCTGGTTCGCTACGAGGACCTCGCCACGGACCCGGAAGGCCAGCTCGAGCGGCTCGCTCGCCTCGTCGGGATCGACCCGGCAGGTTTCGACCCGTCGGCGTTCCGCGCCACCCCCGGCCATGCCCTCGGTGGCAACCCGATGCGCCACCGCTCGGAGCCCATCGCGCTCGACGAGCGCTGGCGTTCCGAGCTGGACCGGCGGCACGCCAGACTGGTCTGGTGGATCTGCGCCCCGATGGCCCGTCGCTACGGCTACCAGCGGCGCGGATCACAACCCCGGCCGCGGTGA
- a CDS encoding lipopolysaccharide biosynthesis protein, producing MTGAGVRPERRAGSAAAATSPASRPSFRHDFASTTATNLFISLVNVVTGVLVARLLNPAGRGELAAILNWPTFLGMLTTLGMTEALVFYPARQRTRAGRYLGTGLVVSLSASAGFVAVGWVLMPVLLAAQDASVVAGARWYLLQVPVAAVIGLVIGPLRGIGDVRAWNVLRSVPTLLWLGTLVVFATRGGGRPEPATVAISFVAARAVLAPVAVLFVRRRLRQPLRPDLSLAPSLLRFGLPSALAALPTTLNVRLDQLLIAAFLPPGDLGLYAVAVSWSTLSSPVMAAFGNVLFPRVAEHDDDEARAALAARGVRTAIMLSVVLTTVALLLTPIGLPLLFGHRFDVAVPTALVLTVAGAAFGVTSVQQEVLRGLGRPAAVLWSQLAGLAVTVAGLAVTMPTGGLAWIAMASVAGYGSAALALLVNLVRATGLPAGAFVLPRPEDLHAVRAALPTSIRRRPVRGPLP from the coding sequence ATGACCGGCGCCGGCGTGCGTCCCGAACGGCGCGCCGGCTCGGCGGCGGCCGCAACGTCGCCGGCCTCTCGCCCCTCGTTCCGGCACGACTTCGCGTCCACCACGGCGACGAACCTGTTCATCAGCCTCGTCAACGTCGTGACCGGGGTCCTGGTGGCGCGCCTGCTCAACCCGGCCGGGCGGGGCGAGCTGGCGGCGATCCTCAACTGGCCCACGTTCCTCGGCATGCTCACGACCCTCGGGATGACCGAAGCACTCGTCTTCTATCCCGCTCGCCAGCGCACCCGCGCCGGCCGCTACCTCGGCACCGGCCTGGTGGTGTCGCTGTCGGCGAGTGCCGGATTCGTCGCCGTGGGCTGGGTTCTGATGCCGGTGCTGCTGGCAGCTCAGGACGCCTCCGTCGTGGCGGGGGCGCGCTGGTACCTGCTGCAGGTCCCCGTCGCCGCGGTGATCGGGCTCGTGATCGGGCCCCTCCGGGGCATCGGTGACGTGCGGGCGTGGAACGTGCTCCGTTCGGTGCCGACGCTGCTCTGGTTGGGCACGCTGGTGGTGTTCGCCACACGCGGTGGGGGTCGGCCCGAACCCGCGACGGTGGCCATCAGCTTCGTCGCGGCCCGAGCCGTGCTGGCCCCGGTCGCGGTGCTGTTCGTCCGGCGCCGACTACGCCAGCCCCTCCGGCCCGATCTGTCGCTCGCCCCCTCGCTGCTGCGCTTCGGCCTCCCAAGCGCGCTGGCCGCCCTCCCCACGACCTTGAACGTGCGGTTGGACCAGCTCCTGATCGCCGCCTTCCTCCCACCAGGGGACCTGGGGCTGTACGCGGTGGCGGTGTCGTGGAGCACGCTCTCCTCACCGGTGATGGCCGCGTTCGGCAACGTGTTGTTCCCGAGGGTGGCCGAGCACGACGACGACGAGGCCCGGGCCGCGCTCGCGGCGCGCGGGGTGCGCACCGCGATCATGCTGTCCGTGGTCCTCACCACCGTGGCCCTCCTGCTGACCCCGATCGGGCTGCCACTGCTGTTCGGGCATCGCTTCGACGTGGCGGTCCCGACCGCGCTGGTGCTGACCGTCGCCGGCGCGGCGTTCGGGGTCACCAGCGTCCAGCAGGAGGTACTCCGGGGCCTCGGCCGCCCCGCGGCGGTCCTGTGGTCCCAACTCGCCGGGCTGGCGGTCACCGTCGCCGGCCTCGCGGTGACGATGCCGACGGGTGGGCTGGCGTGGATCGCGATGGCCAGCGTCGCCGGGTACGGGAGCGCTGCGCTAGCGCTGCTCGTCAACCTGGTCCGGGCCACGGGACTCCCGGCCGGCGCGTTCGTCCTTCCTCGACCTGAGGACCTCCACGCCGTTCGCGCCGCGCTGCCTACGTCGATCCGGCGCCGGCCCGTCAGAGGACCGCTGCCCTGA
- a CDS encoding glycosyltransferase family 4 protein translates to MTAVHVVVDALPVHFGGGATYLTNQLRALQRVAPDVQVQLLAGRWNVPLLRESGLPSAQVEVIRVPDGVGRGVWEQVALPGRATPPAVLYAPGGIVPLRPCRVPVLAALQNPNFFGRGRQANHNRRWHRRWRVALHRWSARHADHLITVSESFRREVLDDLPELAPRLSVIPSGIAPLPSEHLPPPTFPPGVDDFVLSLANDAPHKQLDLLCEAWGEAVAIAADVPPLVLAGAIPAARQQHQRSLVPPRSRSSLHHLGPVVRREEVAWLLGRARALVSASTLETFGFTPAEAGEAGCPVILSDIPAHREVAGEHATYVPAGDRTALRNALADLPAPGTRRPWRWPVSWDDHARRLHEVLLRLANRPRHRTST, encoded by the coding sequence ATGACCGCCGTCCACGTCGTCGTGGACGCCCTGCCGGTCCACTTCGGCGGCGGAGCCACCTACCTCACGAACCAGCTCCGGGCCCTGCAGCGCGTGGCCCCGGACGTGCAGGTTCAGCTCCTCGCCGGGCGATGGAACGTGCCGCTGCTCCGCGAGAGCGGGCTGCCCTCCGCGCAGGTCGAGGTGATCCGCGTCCCCGACGGCGTCGGCCGTGGTGTCTGGGAACAGGTGGCCCTCCCCGGTCGAGCCACCCCGCCGGCAGTGCTGTACGCGCCGGGAGGCATCGTGCCGCTCCGTCCGTGCCGGGTCCCAGTGCTGGCGGCCCTCCAGAACCCGAACTTCTTCGGCCGTGGCCGGCAGGCCAACCACAACCGACGCTGGCACCGCCGGTGGCGGGTGGCGCTGCACCGGTGGTCAGCCCGCCACGCGGATCACCTCATCACGGTCTCCGAGTCGTTCCGCCGGGAGGTGCTCGACGATCTCCCCGAACTGGCGCCCCGCCTCAGCGTCATCCCGAGCGGCATCGCTCCACTCCCCAGCGAACACCTTCCCCCACCCACGTTCCCGCCCGGGGTCGACGATTTCGTCCTGTCGCTCGCCAACGACGCCCCACACAAGCAACTCGACCTGCTGTGCGAGGCCTGGGGTGAAGCGGTGGCCATCGCAGCCGACGTCCCGCCGCTCGTGCTCGCCGGCGCCATCCCGGCGGCGCGCCAGCAACACCAACGCTCGCTCGTCCCACCCCGGTCCCGCTCCTCCCTGCACCACCTCGGACCAGTGGTGCGGCGGGAGGAGGTGGCGTGGCTGCTCGGCCGGGCGCGGGCCCTGGTGTCGGCCTCGACGCTCGAGACGTTCGGGTTCACCCCGGCCGAGGCGGGGGAAGCCGGGTGCCCGGTGATCCTCTCCGACATCCCCGCACATCGCGAAGTCGCCGGCGAGCACGCGACCTACGTGCCCGCCGGCGACCGGACTGCTCTGCGGAACGCGCTGGCGGACCTGCCCGCGCCCGGCACCCGCCGGCCCTGGCGCTGGCCCGTGTCCTGGGACGACCACGCTCGCAGGCTCCATGAGGTCCTGCTGCGCCTGGCGAACCGCCCCCGGCACCGGACGAGCACATGA
- a CDS encoding Wzz/FepE/Etk N-terminal domain-containing protein — MSFEPAAGSRRLRDHIGVLRRRALVVVAITLVAALAALGLSLTQPRRYTATAQVLFQQDTATVQDPRPDQIVDSKRLDPVRVMQNEVRLASSELVRERAQGALGRPVSGSVTNVRDSDVLLFSARAATPDDAATAANAWADAYTAVRADLSASRTTASSSAIDAQLDAIDSRLAGIDRELDAGPGAERAVALDAERAALIDQRAAWVRQQQVLAADIALASTNDARVIDRADPPRHPSQPATLRNLLLAVLVGLVLGLGTGYAVDELDDAIRNVDDLARALTLPVIGAASTLPTSGDVRVVPADDPALIEAGVAPLAPPETGTGRAQVLVVPRGSRGRQVRERATALDRLGVHLVGAVLALGEGDASAGSTPDLEGSRRLASQATGGQLRT; from the coding sequence ATGTCATTCGAGCCCGCAGCTGGCTCGCGAAGGCTGCGCGATCACATCGGGGTGCTCCGTCGCCGGGCGCTCGTCGTCGTCGCCATCACCCTCGTCGCCGCTCTCGCCGCGCTCGGGCTGTCGCTGACCCAACCTCGCCGCTACACGGCCACCGCACAGGTGCTGTTCCAACAGGACACGGCTACGGTGCAGGATCCGCGGCCCGACCAGATCGTCGACAGCAAGCGCCTCGACCCGGTACGGGTGATGCAGAACGAGGTCCGCCTGGCCTCGAGCGAACTGGTCCGAGAGCGGGCACAGGGCGCGCTCGGCCGACCGGTGAGCGGCTCGGTGACCAACGTCCGTGACTCGGACGTCCTCCTCTTCTCCGCTCGCGCCGCGACACCGGACGACGCGGCCACCGCGGCGAACGCCTGGGCCGATGCGTACACCGCGGTGCGAGCGGACCTGTCGGCCTCCCGGACCACCGCCAGCTCGTCGGCCATCGACGCACAGCTCGACGCCATCGACTCCCGGTTGGCGGGGATCGACCGGGAGCTCGACGCCGGACCCGGCGCCGAGCGGGCGGTGGCGCTGGACGCAGAGCGAGCCGCGCTGATCGACCAGCGCGCCGCGTGGGTCCGCCAGCAGCAGGTCTTGGCGGCCGACATCGCGCTGGCATCGACCAACGACGCGCGAGTCATCGACCGTGCCGATCCCCCACGACACCCTTCACAGCCGGCCACGCTGCGCAACCTGCTCCTGGCCGTGCTGGTGGGGCTCGTGCTCGGCTTGGGCACGGGGTACGCGGTCGATGAGCTCGACGACGCCATCCGGAACGTCGACGACCTGGCGCGGGCGTTGACCTTGCCCGTCATCGGCGCCGCGAGCACGCTGCCGACATCGGGCGACGTACGGGTCGTCCCCGCCGACGATCCCGCGCTGATCGAAGCCGGCGTCGCACCGCTGGCACCACCGGAAACGGGTACCGGTCGCGCTCAGGTCCTGGTGGTGCCCCGCGGGTCACGGGGGCGGCAGGTGCGGGAGCGGGCCACGGCCCTCGATCGGCTCGGGGTGCACCTCGTGGGCGCGGTGCTGGCCTTAGGCGAGGGGGACGCCTCGGCCGGCTCGACGCCGGACCTCGAGGGGTCCCGCCGCCTCGCCTCCCAGGCGACTGGCGGGCAGCTGCGCACATGA
- the dut gene encoding dUTP diphosphatase, which yields MLRIPLLRLDPDLPLPAYARPGDAGLDLLARHDVVIPAGGGRALVPCGVAIAIPEGFAGFVQPRSGLALHHGVTCLNSPGLIDSGYRGELKVLLVNTDAVADFEVVRGERIAQLVIQPVEHVVLDVVEELDGSHRGDGGFGHTGR from the coding sequence GTGCTGCGCATCCCGCTGCTCCGTCTCGACCCTGATCTCCCACTTCCCGCCTACGCCCGGCCGGGCGACGCCGGTCTCGACCTACTGGCTCGGCACGACGTGGTGATCCCCGCCGGGGGCGGGCGGGCGTTGGTGCCCTGCGGTGTGGCCATCGCCATCCCGGAAGGGTTCGCCGGTTTCGTCCAGCCCAGGAGCGGGCTCGCGCTCCACCACGGGGTGACGTGCCTCAACTCGCCCGGCCTGATCGACAGCGGCTACCGGGGTGAGTTGAAGGTGCTGCTCGTGAACACCGATGCGGTGGCGGACTTCGAGGTGGTGCGCGGCGAGCGCATCGCCCAGCTCGTCATCCAGCCCGTGGAGCACGTGGTGCTCGACGTGGTCGAGGAGCTCGATGGCTCCCACCGGGGCGACGGCGGGTTCGGTCACACCGGGCGCTGA
- a CDS encoding ATP-binding protein translates to MRSRLVGDEVRLVIPATPAYSRVARVAVSGIAARLGLRLAEIEDLRIAVDETLILLLRAAGTADTIALTFHIQAGRLTIDAGASTAPSGHRLDDAVRSRFEHLVGPVVDEYQIGDQGERVRLVKTLPT, encoded by the coding sequence GTGCGATCCCGCTTGGTGGGTGACGAGGTACGACTCGTCATCCCGGCCACGCCCGCCTACAGCCGGGTCGCACGCGTGGCTGTCTCGGGGATCGCGGCTCGCCTCGGCCTGCGGCTGGCGGAGATCGAGGACCTGCGGATCGCGGTCGACGAGACGCTGATCCTGCTCCTCCGTGCCGCCGGCACGGCGGACACCATCGCGCTCACCTTCCACATCCAAGCCGGCAGGCTCACCATCGACGCAGGGGCGAGCACCGCCCCGAGCGGTCACCGGCTCGACGACGCGGTGCGTTCGCGCTTCGAGCACCTCGTGGGACCGGTCGTCGACGAGTACCAGATCGGCGACCAGGGCGAGCGGGTGCGCCTGGTGAAGACGCTGCCCACCTGA